One Rhododendron vialii isolate Sample 1 chromosome 2a, ASM3025357v1 genomic region harbors:
- the LOC131315021 gene encoding uncharacterized protein LOC131315021 isoform X2, protein MDARSQYSRFARGCGDNCSTVLQLESPGSSGQRGFKRKVSSIDRSMGEEVMSPFSFISIGHSPSSSDSKGSSSTTVSSAKENDEESAMDRVLDFSLNLGNDKTSNPKKSASFHPTVPDVQPPKDYLKLTLGPTESDITSVHWSYGRSERVVGRPLTPTGPFHGYEGPASVRWKTIYPFHPLHTPKEATTSIFPNQAVIIQDLSCLVPTPKSSDFCASGMTQQQQKNQHQRSSGSSRTCQFMGCGKGARGASGLCISHGGGPRCQKPDCQKGAEGGTAYCKAHGGGRRCEELGCTKSAEGRTDKCIAHGGGRRCSHEGCGRAARGKTGLCIRHGGGKRCQKEKCTKSAEGLSGLCISHGGGRRCQHPECGKGAQGSTMFCKGHGGGKRCKFEGGCTKGAEGSTPFCKGHGGGKRCSFEGGGVCPKSVHGGTQFCVAHGGGKRCAIPECTKSARGRTDFCVRHGGGKRCQSEGCGKSAQGATDFCKAHGGGKRCSWGQRESEFGQGESPCNLFARGKTGLCTSHGALVQDKRIHGGDTLGQMVQDPKPSKPEKMKEVVEEDMNVDVFRMGPSIFNRKQFRLSPDRLPVGGDGGLSDTPGIPEGRVHGGRSFLAMLTGSPGLGSNGSKSFIGEPSKPGKSYLAPHYFM, encoded by the exons ATGGACGCTAGGTCTCAGTATTCGCGTTTTGCTC GAGGATGTGGAGATAATTGTAGCACAGTTTTGCAACTTGAATCCCCTGGTTCTTCTGGCCAGAGGGGATTTAAACGGAAGGTGAGTTCGATTGATAGATCTATGGGGGAGGAAGTTATgtctcccttttcttttataTCGATAGGTCATTCACCAAGTTCCTCTGACAGTAAGGGGAGTTCATCTACTACAGTTTCTTCAGCCAAGGAAAATGATGAGGAGTCCGCAATGGATCGTGTCTTGGACTTTTCACTTAATCTTGGAAATGACAAGACATCCAACCCAAAGAAATCTGCAAGCTTTCACCCGACAGTACCTGATGTGCAGCCGCCCAAGGATTATCTAAAGCTGACTCTAGGGCCTACTGAATCTGATATCACTAGTGTCCACTGGAGCTACGGTCGCTCTGAAAGGGTGGTGGGGAGGCCACTGACTCCTACTGGTCCATTCCACGGGTATGAAGGGCCAGCATCGGTACGTTGGAAAACTATATACCCTTTTCATCCATTGCATACTCCAAAGGAAGCAACGACTAGTATCTTTCCCAATCAAGCTGTAATAATTCAGGATCTCTCATGCTTAGTACCAACACCAAAAAGCTCAGACTTCTGTGCTTCCGGGATGacacagcagcagcagaaaaatCAACATCAGCGTAGTTCTGGTAGTTCTAGGACATGTCAGTTCATGGGATGTGGCAAAGGAGCACGAGGTGCTTCTGGCCTCTGCATTTCCCATGGCGGCGGCCCCAGATGTCAGAAACCGGACTGCCAAAAAGGAGCTGAGGGGGGAACAGCTTACTGCAAGGCCCACGGTGGTGGTCGACGATGCGAAGAATTGGGGTGTACGAAAAGTGCCGAAGGACGCACGGATAAGTGTATTGCCCACGGTGGTGGGCGGCGGTGCAGTCATGAAGGATGCGGTCGTGCGGCTAGAGGTAAAACTGGGTTGTGCATTCGGCATGGTGGCGGCAAGAGGTGCCAGAAAGAGAAGTGCACAAAGAGCGCAGAAGGGCTCTCAGGTCTTTGCATATCGCATGGAGGTGGCCGGAGGTGCCAGCATCCGGAATGTGGCAAAGGGGCTCAAGGTAGCACAATGTTCTGCAAGGGGCACGGTGGTGGAAAAAGGTGCAAGTTTGAAGGAGGGTGCACCAAGGGTGCAGAAGGGAGCACACCTTTCTGCAAGGGACATGGTGGAGGGAAAAGGTGTTCATTCGAAGGTGGTGGGGTTTGTCCGAAGAGTGTGCATGGTGGGACTCAATTCTGTGTTGCACATGGGGGTGGTAAGAGGTGTGCTATTCCGGAGTGCACAAAGAGCGCACGTGGGCGTACCGACTTTTGTGTCCGTCACGGTGGGGGAAAGAGGTGCCAATCCGAAGGATGTGGAAAGAGTGCACAGGGAGCCACTGATTTTTGCAAGGCACATGGTGGAGGTAAGAGATGCTCATGGGGCCAACGTGAGTCAGAGTTTGGTCAAGGTGAATCACCATGTAATTTATTTGCTAGGGGAAAGACCGGGCTTTGTACATCACATGGTGCTCTGGTTCAAGACAAACGGATTCATGGGGGTGACACACTTGGACAAATGGTCCAGGATCCTAAACCTAGCAAACCTGAGAAGATGAAAGAGGTGGTTGAAGAGGATATGAATGTCGATGTTTTTCGGATGGGTCCTAGCATTTTCAATAGGAAACAATTTAGGCTTTCACCAGATCGCCTTCCAGTTGGTGGCGATGGAGGTCTATCAGACACCCCAGGGATCCCAGAAGGTAGAGTGCATGGAGGAAGAAGTTTTCTGGCAATGTTGACAGGAAGTCCGGGCCTTGGATCAAATGGCAGTAAAAGCTTCATAGGAGAGCCATCCAAGCCGGGAAAATCCTACTTGGCACCACATTACTTTATGTAA
- the LOC131315021 gene encoding uncharacterized protein LOC131315021 isoform X1 has product MDARSQYSRFARNRSSNTFYLGESIRVGGCGDNCSTVLQLESPGSSGQRGFKRKVSSIDRSMGEEVMSPFSFISIGHSPSSSDSKGSSSTTVSSAKENDEESAMDRVLDFSLNLGNDKTSNPKKSASFHPTVPDVQPPKDYLKLTLGPTESDITSVHWSYGRSERVVGRPLTPTGPFHGYEGPASVRWKTIYPFHPLHTPKEATTSIFPNQAVIIQDLSCLVPTPKSSDFCASGMTQQQQKNQHQRSSGSSRTCQFMGCGKGARGASGLCISHGGGPRCQKPDCQKGAEGGTAYCKAHGGGRRCEELGCTKSAEGRTDKCIAHGGGRRCSHEGCGRAARGKTGLCIRHGGGKRCQKEKCTKSAEGLSGLCISHGGGRRCQHPECGKGAQGSTMFCKGHGGGKRCKFEGGCTKGAEGSTPFCKGHGGGKRCSFEGGGVCPKSVHGGTQFCVAHGGGKRCAIPECTKSARGRTDFCVRHGGGKRCQSEGCGKSAQGATDFCKAHGGGKRCSWGQRESEFGQGESPCNLFARGKTGLCTSHGALVQDKRIHGGDTLGQMVQDPKPSKPEKMKEVVEEDMNVDVFRMGPSIFNRKQFRLSPDRLPVGGDGGLSDTPGIPEGRVHGGRSFLAMLTGSPGLGSNGSKSFIGEPSKPGKSYLAPHYFM; this is encoded by the coding sequence ATGGACGCTAGGTCTCAGTATTCGCGTTTTGCTCGTAACCGGTCATCAAATACATTCTATCTGGGCGAGTCTATCCGGGTAGGAGGATGTGGAGATAATTGTAGCACAGTTTTGCAACTTGAATCCCCTGGTTCTTCTGGCCAGAGGGGATTTAAACGGAAGGTGAGTTCGATTGATAGATCTATGGGGGAGGAAGTTATgtctcccttttcttttataTCGATAGGTCATTCACCAAGTTCCTCTGACAGTAAGGGGAGTTCATCTACTACAGTTTCTTCAGCCAAGGAAAATGATGAGGAGTCCGCAATGGATCGTGTCTTGGACTTTTCACTTAATCTTGGAAATGACAAGACATCCAACCCAAAGAAATCTGCAAGCTTTCACCCGACAGTACCTGATGTGCAGCCGCCCAAGGATTATCTAAAGCTGACTCTAGGGCCTACTGAATCTGATATCACTAGTGTCCACTGGAGCTACGGTCGCTCTGAAAGGGTGGTGGGGAGGCCACTGACTCCTACTGGTCCATTCCACGGGTATGAAGGGCCAGCATCGGTACGTTGGAAAACTATATACCCTTTTCATCCATTGCATACTCCAAAGGAAGCAACGACTAGTATCTTTCCCAATCAAGCTGTAATAATTCAGGATCTCTCATGCTTAGTACCAACACCAAAAAGCTCAGACTTCTGTGCTTCCGGGATGacacagcagcagcagaaaaatCAACATCAGCGTAGTTCTGGTAGTTCTAGGACATGTCAGTTCATGGGATGTGGCAAAGGAGCACGAGGTGCTTCTGGCCTCTGCATTTCCCATGGCGGCGGCCCCAGATGTCAGAAACCGGACTGCCAAAAAGGAGCTGAGGGGGGAACAGCTTACTGCAAGGCCCACGGTGGTGGTCGACGATGCGAAGAATTGGGGTGTACGAAAAGTGCCGAAGGACGCACGGATAAGTGTATTGCCCACGGTGGTGGGCGGCGGTGCAGTCATGAAGGATGCGGTCGTGCGGCTAGAGGTAAAACTGGGTTGTGCATTCGGCATGGTGGCGGCAAGAGGTGCCAGAAAGAGAAGTGCACAAAGAGCGCAGAAGGGCTCTCAGGTCTTTGCATATCGCATGGAGGTGGCCGGAGGTGCCAGCATCCGGAATGTGGCAAAGGGGCTCAAGGTAGCACAATGTTCTGCAAGGGGCACGGTGGTGGAAAAAGGTGCAAGTTTGAAGGAGGGTGCACCAAGGGTGCAGAAGGGAGCACACCTTTCTGCAAGGGACATGGTGGAGGGAAAAGGTGTTCATTCGAAGGTGGTGGGGTTTGTCCGAAGAGTGTGCATGGTGGGACTCAATTCTGTGTTGCACATGGGGGTGGTAAGAGGTGTGCTATTCCGGAGTGCACAAAGAGCGCACGTGGGCGTACCGACTTTTGTGTCCGTCACGGTGGGGGAAAGAGGTGCCAATCCGAAGGATGTGGAAAGAGTGCACAGGGAGCCACTGATTTTTGCAAGGCACATGGTGGAGGTAAGAGATGCTCATGGGGCCAACGTGAGTCAGAGTTTGGTCAAGGTGAATCACCATGTAATTTATTTGCTAGGGGAAAGACCGGGCTTTGTACATCACATGGTGCTCTGGTTCAAGACAAACGGATTCATGGGGGTGACACACTTGGACAAATGGTCCAGGATCCTAAACCTAGCAAACCTGAGAAGATGAAAGAGGTGGTTGAAGAGGATATGAATGTCGATGTTTTTCGGATGGGTCCTAGCATTTTCAATAGGAAACAATTTAGGCTTTCACCAGATCGCCTTCCAGTTGGTGGCGATGGAGGTCTATCAGACACCCCAGGGATCCCAGAAGGTAGAGTGCATGGAGGAAGAAGTTTTCTGGCAATGTTGACAGGAAGTCCGGGCCTTGGATCAAATGGCAGTAAAAGCTTCATAGGAGAGCCATCCAAGCCGGGAAAATCCTACTTGGCACCACATTACTTTATGTAA